GATCCAAGTGCCAAAGTTTGGATTGAGGTGGAAGGAGAGCCGCTGGAAGTTTTAGGCGGCGAAGGCTTAGAGTTAGAGCAACCGCTGACGCGCCAAAGTTTAGGAGAAAACTTTACACTTTAGCCTGCTACATTTGATAAGAATTATGAAATTAGCAGCGATCGAGAGATCGAGCGATCGCTGGCAGCAAACTGTGGCATAGTTAACCCCTCAACGTTTTCCATTTCCATTGAGTACCCGAAATTGGCGGGCTTGATGTTCGACTCGGGTAGCAAGTCGATGACAGACAAGATTCCATAATTGGAAGATCATGTCATCCTCAACGCGGTAGTAGGCGGAAGTGCCTTCACTACGGCGACTGAGAATGCCTGCCTGCCACATGATTTTTAAATGTTTGGAAACGTTGGCTTGGCTAGTCTGAGTTGCATCCACCAATTCTTGAACGCACTTTTCACCATCGCGTAACAGGCTGAGCAGCCGTAGGCGCATTGGTTCGCTTAACAAGCTGAAATACTCTGCTACTTGTTGCATAACCTCTGGAGGTACAGGCTTGGTTAATTTCATTAGAACTGACCCGTAGAAAGATGTCGCAAGATAGTTGGCAGTGATGCCAAATAGTTAACTGGTAATTAAAGTAGTTAACCATTAATCGGGGTTTATGCGCATCAGTGGCTGTCCGTATTCCACTGGTTCGCCATTTTGTACCAAAATTTCCATGACTTGTCCAGATACTTCGGCTTCAATTTCGTTCATCAGCTTCATCGCCTCGATAATACAGACAGTTTGACCGGATCTAATGCGATCGCCAACTTCTACAAATGGCGGTTCGCCTGGAGCAGGAGCGCGATAAAAAGTTCCTACCATAGGAGAAGGAATTTCTGCAAACTTTTGTTCTACGGGTGCTGACGCAGCCATCGAGACTGTGGTGGAATTAATCGCAGTAGAATCAACTCGGCGAGAAACTGAATCCATGCCAGCAGGCATTTTAGCAGAATCGAAGTGTAACTCCGTTGTACTTAGGTTACTGCTGTCTCCTGCTACAGCGGATGCAGGTGCAGCACTTTGACTACCCGTACCCTTACGTACTGTCAGTTCAAATTCCTGAGTTTTTAGGGTGAGTTCCTCAATTTCAGTTCGATCCAACGCCAACAAGAGTTGACGTATTTCATTTAAATCCAGTGACACAGCAAATCCCTCTTCAATGTCATTTGTCATCAGTCATCAGTCATTTGTTGTCATTCCACTCATGACACATGACAAATGACAAATGACTCCTAAAAGCAATCATTCTCCCCGACCGAGATAAGTATCGTTACGGGTATCGATCCGAATGCGTTCCCCTTGAGAAATAAATAAAGGAACCATAACAGTAGCGCCAGTCTCGACAACAGCAGGCTTAGTACCACCCGTAGCCGTGTCACCGCGCACGCCAGGATCGGTTTGCACGACTTCTAGCACGACAGAATTAGGCAATTCTACTTCCAACACTTGCTCGTCCCAGCGGACGACATTCACTTCCATGCCATCTTTGAGGTACTTGACGCGATCGCCAATTTGTGCTGCCGTCAATCGCGCTTCCTCGTAGGTTTCCATCTCCATAAAGACGAAATCATCGCCGTCTTTATAGGTATGTTGCATCGTACTCTTTTCTAGAGTGGCTTGGGGAACTGTTTCACCAGCACGGAAGGTTCGTTCCACTACGCTACCAGACTGGACGTTTTTTAACTTTGTCCGCACAAAAGCCGAGCCTTTCCCTGGCTTTACATGAAGGAATTCCACCACCCGCCAAACAGATCCATCTAGGACAATACTTACGCCTGGTCGAAAGTCATTACTAGAAATCATGGAACAATAGACTCACTCATCGTGCAGGACAATCGGCAATCTATTTTACCTCCTTTGTGTCGGGTTAGAGATTAGGGGTGAGGGATTAGGCATTTCACGCACCACTCTGTATGGCAAAATGACGATCGGGTCTCACTAAGTTATGCGCGAAGTTATGCGCGAAGATCGCGTTGCGCGTATCCGCGCCCTGCCATCGCCGCAGTGCGATGGAGAGCAAAAATTCCTCGCAGCATACCCCTTATCAGAGCTAGATCATGACAAAATTTTGCCAACGCTGGCTAAAAAATATTTCGATCGCAATTAGTATGATTGCGTTTTGTTGGAGCCTAAGTGCAGCAGCCTGGACTCCTACCTCCTACGCTGCACTACCAGCAGGAAATGCCATCACTGATGGTAAAGCTCTGTTGCGTTACGCCTTGCCAATTGACAACCAACCCGTCAGGCAACTGCAAGCAAGTTTAGAAGATATTGCCAATCAACTGCGAGCCAACCGCCGTTGGGGTGCGATCGCTAACGACCTCAAAGGCGCTTCTAGGGCAATCTCTAATCCTGAAAAAATTCTGAGTAGCGTTCCCGCAGAGCGCCAGCCTCAAGCAGAAAAGATAATTGCTCAAATTAAAGATGGCATTCCCAAACTTCAAGCAGCAACAGATAAGAAAGATAAAGAAAATATCTGGGTCGAACGCGCTAACATACTCAATTTAGTTAGCGAGTTAGAAGAGTTGATGGTCAAAGAATTTCCCTATGAAGTCCCCGCTCAATACTCTAACTTGCCTCAACTCAAAGGACGGGCAACAATCGCATTTAAAACCAATAAAGGTGACATTACTGTGGTTGTAGACGGCTACAGCGCCCCCGTCACCGCAGGTAATTTTGTCGATCTCGTTCAACGGGGCTTCTACAACGGATTAGAATTCATCCGTGCTGAAGATTCCTACGTTTTG
This window of the Chroococcidiopsis thermalis PCC 7203 genome carries:
- a CDS encoding ArsR/SmtB family transcription factor — its product is MKLTKPVPPEVMQQVAEYFSLLSEPMRLRLLSLLRDGEKCVQELVDATQTSQANVSKHLKIMWQAGILSRRSEGTSAYYRVEDDMIFQLWNLVCHRLATRVEHQARQFRVLNGNGKR
- the accB gene encoding acetyl-CoA carboxylase biotin carboxyl carrier protein produces the protein MTNDIEEGFAVSLDLNEIRQLLLALDRTEIEELTLKTQEFELTVRKGTGSQSAAPASAVAGDSSNLSTTELHFDSAKMPAGMDSVSRRVDSTAINSTTVSMAASAPVEQKFAEIPSPMVGTFYRAPAPGEPPFVEVGDRIRSGQTVCIIEAMKLMNEIEAEVSGQVMEILVQNGEPVEYGQPLMRINPD
- the efp gene encoding elongation factor P, translated to MISSNDFRPGVSIVLDGSVWRVVEFLHVKPGKGSAFVRTKLKNVQSGSVVERTFRAGETVPQATLEKSTMQHTYKDGDDFVFMEMETYEEARLTAAQIGDRVKYLKDGMEVNVVRWDEQVLEVELPNSVVLEVVQTDPGVRGDTATGGTKPAVVETGATVMVPLFISQGERIRIDTRNDTYLGRGE
- a CDS encoding peptidylprolyl isomerase translates to MTKFCQRWLKNISIAISMIAFCWSLSAAAWTPTSYAALPAGNAITDGKALLRYALPIDNQPVRQLQASLEDIANQLRANRRWGAIANDLKGASRAISNPEKILSSVPAERQPQAEKIIAQIKDGIPKLQAATDKKDKENIWVERANILNLVSELEELMVKEFPYEVPAQYSNLPQLKGRATIAFKTNKGDITVVVDGYSAPVTAGNFVDLVQRGFYNGLEFIRAEDSYVLQTGDPPGKDQGFIDPNTGKYRAVPLEILVKGDSEPTYGVTLEQAGRYTDEPVLPFSAYGAVAMARPEFEPDGGSSQFFFFLFEPELTPAGRNLLDGRYSVFGYVTEGKEVLEKLKAGDKIESAKVIQGADKLVQPQVA